The Paeniglutamicibacter cryotolerans genome window below encodes:
- a CDS encoding aminotransferase class V-fold PLP-dependent enzyme yields the protein MTVNVISPVSLTPDQFRRNFAQLDKAPHFASCSQGALSDHLTQTMQCMTASLVDSQAPWDVWVGVVEQYRAKSAAFLGCSSDQIAVLSCASEGAFQAVTSLDWSGERNRLVTSDLEFPSVGNVWRAQREGIEVVNVGGIEEALLAENWIPHIDERTKLVSVPLVSYINGTRPEIERIVEHAHSVGALVFVDAYQGAGVVPFSVNELQCDFLVTGNLKYLLGLPGIASLFVREPEKAEQNAMLTGWFGRVNPFEFDPALVDYPNNGRRYETGTYSIPSAYAGVAGYEVLEQIDIASCWPHVESLRESLADELLALGYEIDYPENPAHRGPEVAIVCDDPDALAAKLAEFRIGTSPRGSRLRLSLHAYSAQSDIDALVVALKAL from the coding sequence ATGACAGTCAACGTCATTTCACCCGTCTCACTCACACCCGATCAGTTCCGCCGGAATTTCGCACAGCTCGACAAAGCACCGCATTTCGCAAGCTGTAGCCAAGGCGCGCTTTCCGACCACTTGACGCAAACCATGCAATGCATGACGGCATCGCTCGTCGACTCCCAAGCTCCATGGGACGTATGGGTAGGCGTTGTAGAACAGTACAGGGCCAAGAGCGCCGCGTTCCTAGGCTGCTCGAGCGATCAGATCGCCGTGCTCTCCTGTGCAAGCGAAGGCGCTTTCCAAGCTGTCACCTCGCTCGATTGGTCAGGTGAGCGCAACCGCCTCGTCACTTCCGATCTCGAGTTCCCGTCGGTCGGCAATGTGTGGCGTGCCCAGCGCGAAGGCATCGAAGTCGTCAACGTGGGAGGCATCGAGGAAGCACTCCTGGCCGAAAACTGGATCCCGCACATCGATGAGCGCACGAAGCTGGTCTCGGTTCCACTGGTGAGCTACATCAACGGCACGCGACCGGAGATCGAGCGCATCGTCGAACATGCGCACTCGGTCGGTGCCCTGGTTTTCGTCGATGCATACCAAGGGGCGGGCGTAGTACCGTTCTCGGTCAACGAGCTTCAATGCGACTTCCTAGTGACGGGCAATCTTAAGTATTTGCTGGGGTTGCCGGGCATCGCATCGCTTTTCGTACGCGAGCCCGAGAAAGCCGAACAGAACGCGATGCTGACTGGTTGGTTCGGACGCGTGAACCCGTTCGAGTTCGACCCGGCACTCGTCGACTACCCGAACAATGGGCGTCGTTACGAGACTGGCACCTACTCCATCCCCTCAGCGTATGCCGGTGTTGCAGGCTACGAAGTTCTCGAGCAAATTGACATCGCAAGTTGCTGGCCGCATGTCGAATCACTTCGCGAGTCGCTCGCAGATGAGCTACTCGCTCTCGGATACGAGATCGACTACCCCGAAAACCCAGCCCACCGCGGACCCGAAGTAGCAATCGTATGCGACGATCCAGATGCGCTTGCAGCTAAGCTCGCCGAGTTTCGCATAGGCACCTCACCCCGAGGGTCGCGCTTGCGACTCTCTTTACATGCCTATTCGGCGCAGAGCGACATTGATGCGCTAGTCGTGGCTCTGAAAGCTCTTTAG